The following are encoded in a window of Sphingobium sp. AP49 genomic DNA:
- a CDS encoding DUF1993 domain-containing protein produces the protein MATELYDLTVPAFLRGLRTLSTLLDKGAAFAAEQGIDPATLTDARLIEDMRPLTAQVQLATDSAKGAVIRIGELEPFPLPDMEETFADLQDRIARTIAFLESVPRDRIDGREEATVILKTPRGEFPFTGRSHVLTFSLPNFYFHLTTAYALLRQAGVPLGKLDYLGGL, from the coding sequence GTGGCGACCGAACTTTACGACCTGACCGTCCCCGCTTTCCTGCGCGGCTTGCGCACTCTGTCCACCCTGCTCGACAAAGGCGCCGCCTTTGCCGCCGAACAGGGCATCGATCCCGCCACGCTGACGGATGCCCGCCTGATCGAGGATATGCGCCCGCTGACCGCGCAGGTGCAGCTCGCCACCGACAGCGCCAAGGGCGCGGTCATCCGCATCGGCGAACTGGAACCCTTCCCCCTGCCCGACATGGAAGAGACGTTCGCCGACCTGCAGGATCGCATTGCACGGACCATCGCATTCCTCGAGTCGGTGCCGCGCGACAGGATCGATGGGCGCGAGGAGGCGACCGTCATCCTCAAGACGCCGCGCGGCGAATTTCCCTTCACCGGGCGCAGCCATGTGCTGACCTTCTCGCTGCCCAATTTCTATTTCCACCTGACGACCGCCTATGCCCTGCTGCGCCAGGCCGGCGTACCGCTGGGCAAGCTCGACTATCTGGGCGGGCTTTAA
- a CDS encoding membrane protein, translating to MMMTRRLFQLFWGLVLYGFAMALMLRANLGLDPWDVLHQGLAPKLGLSFGMTVNLVGAIVLLLWWPLRQRPGIGTVCNIVVIGTAVDISLHYLPTPEGYAMRAAWLGAGILLNGIAGGAYIGAGLGPGPRDGLMTGLCRRNGWPVKWVRTGIEIAVLAIGWMMGGTVGIGTIVYAATIGWIVHHALPFFTITAPEHPAIAG from the coding sequence ACGGCTTTGCCATGGCGCTGATGCTGCGCGCCAATCTGGGGCTCGATCCCTGGGACGTGCTGCACCAGGGACTGGCGCCGAAGCTGGGGCTGAGCTTCGGCATGACGGTGAACCTGGTCGGCGCGATCGTGCTGCTGCTCTGGTGGCCGCTGCGGCAGCGGCCGGGGATCGGCACGGTCTGCAACATAGTGGTGATCGGCACGGCGGTGGATATCAGCCTCCATTATCTACCGACACCCGAAGGCTATGCGATGCGTGCCGCCTGGCTGGGCGCGGGCATCTTGCTGAATGGCATTGCCGGTGGCGCCTATATCGGTGCCGGCCTTGGCCCGGGGCCGCGCGACGGGTTGATGACCGGCCTGTGCCGCCGCAATGGCTGGCCGGTCAAATGGGTGCGCACCGGCATCGAGATCGCGGTGCTGGCGATCGGCTGGATGATGGGCGGCACGGTGGGCATCGGCACCATCGTCTATGCCGCGACGATCGGCTGGATCGTCCACCATGCCCTGCCCTTCTTCACGATCACAGCGCCCGAGCACCCGGCGATCGCTGGCTAG